In Verrucomicrobiota bacterium, the following proteins share a genomic window:
- a CDS encoding Gfo/Idh/MocA family oxidoreductase, whose product MNELSKVTATVCSRREFLQRGALAAGAITLPCYVPSSALGRDGAVAPSERIVMGGIGLGGRGSYDLGWMLGQQDVQWVAVCDVLKKRRDAAKNTVDGKYGNKDCAVYADLRQFLAERKDVDAVLIATGDRWHALAAIWAMRAGKDVYCEKPACFSIAQGRMVVETARRYGRVYQTGAQRLSEPPHVFAIELARSGRLGQIHTVYADCRWRDAARYDWLPEEPEPPKDELDWDLFLGPCSWRPYNRGYLNSGWYRFHDLATDVAMWGAHTVAQALAPFDMDKITTIEFEYAGPDASLVTRLSNGVKLILFRVSGSVWQPCEYWHGACGERLEGSEGWAAAADGYTVTDVSSPALLLESRRVLTEYTTRTQRSLNHVQDFFDCIRSRRLTVANPEVMFRSMSICLAADICGQLKRNLKFDLGKAEFVGDVEANRLASRAMRAPFIA is encoded by the coding sequence ATGAATGAATTATCAAAGGTAACCGCTACAGTGTGTTCGCGCCGCGAATTTTTGCAACGAGGTGCGCTGGCAGCAGGCGCGATCACGCTGCCGTGTTATGTACCGTCCTCCGCATTGGGTCGTGATGGAGCGGTTGCGCCAAGCGAACGCATTGTGATGGGCGGGATCGGCCTTGGCGGACGCGGTTCCTATGATCTGGGCTGGATGCTAGGCCAGCAGGACGTCCAGTGGGTTGCCGTGTGTGACGTCCTCAAAAAGCGTCGCGACGCCGCCAAGAACACGGTTGATGGCAAATACGGGAACAAGGATTGTGCCGTGTATGCCGACTTGCGCCAGTTCCTGGCGGAGCGGAAGGATGTGGATGCCGTCTTGATTGCCACGGGCGACCGTTGGCATGCGCTGGCGGCGATTTGGGCCATGCGGGCGGGCAAGGATGTCTATTGCGAGAAACCGGCCTGTTTTTCGATCGCGCAGGGGCGGATGGTCGTGGAGACCGCCCGCCGGTATGGGCGGGTTTATCAAACTGGCGCCCAGCGTCTCAGCGAGCCCCCTCACGTGTTTGCCATCGAATTGGCCCGGTCCGGACGATTGGGCCAGATCCACACCGTTTATGCCGATTGCCGTTGGCGTGACGCAGCGCGTTACGACTGGTTGCCAGAGGAACCGGAACCGCCCAAGGATGAATTGGACTGGGATCTGTTCCTGGGACCATGTTCCTGGCGGCCCTACAATCGCGGCTATCTCAATTCCGGGTGGTACCGCTTCCACGATCTTGCCACCGATGTGGCGATGTGGGGTGCTCACACCGTCGCCCAGGCTTTGGCTCCCTTCGACATGGACAAAATTACCACCATCGAATTCGAGTATGCGGGGCCGGATGCCTCATTGGTGACCCGGCTGTCCAACGGGGTGAAACTGATTCTGTTCCGGGTGAGCGGCTCGGTGTGGCAGCCGTGCGAATACTGGCATGGGGCTTGTGGGGAACGGTTGGAGGGCTCCGAAGGCTGGGCGGCGGCGGCGGATGGTTATACGGTCACCGATGTTTCTTCGCCCGCGCTGTTGCTTGAATCCAGGAGAGTATTGACGGAGTACACGACCCGGACCCAACGCTCCCTGAACCACGTGCAGGATTTCTTCGACTGCATCCGCTCCCGTCGGCTCACGGTGGCGAATCCGGAGGTCATGTTCCGGTCCATGAGCATCTGCCTGGCCGCCGACATTTGCGGGCAATTGAAGCGCAACCTGAAGTTCGATCTGGGCAAGGCGGAATTTGTCGGCGATGTCGAAGCCAACCGGCTCGCCAGTCGTGCCATGCGTGCCCCATTCATTGCTTAG